The Streptomyces noursei ATCC 11455 sequence CCCGCGGCCTCCGGCCGCCCCGAGCCGCCGCCGACTCCGACGCCGCCGCGCAGACCGGCCCGGCACCGCAAGCCCGGCCCCGAGGACGCGACGCCCGGCCCGCTGCCCTCGCGCACCTACGGCTCCGAAGCCGACGCCTACGGTCAGGTGAACGGCGGCCTCGGCCACGGCAGATACGCCCCGCCCGCGGAGCCGATACCCGATCCACGTGGCGTCGCGGAGGCCCTCACCGCGCCCCTCCCCACGATCCCCCCACTGCTTCCCTCCCGGTCCGGCCGCCCCGTGCGCCCGGCGCCGGCCGGGGTTCCCTCACAGTCGGACGACGCGACCATGGCGCTGCGTCAGGCCGAGCAGTCCGGCGACGACACCGTTTCACGTGAAACCAGCGCGACCGTTTCACGTGAAACCGACGCCGACACCGCCGTTTCACGTGAAACCACGACCGCCGCCCTGGCGACGGGTGGCCGCGCGGCCCGCCGCAAGGCCGCCCAGGCCGCCGCCAAACGCGGTGGGCGCCACGGCCGTCGCAGTGCCCGCACCGCCTCCGCCTCGGCCGCCACGACGGACGCCGAGGCGCCCAAGGTCCCCATGACCCGGGTCGAGGCCCGCCGGGCACAGCGCGCCGCCAAGGACAGCCCCGGCCTGATCGCCAGCCGCGCACTGGGCGAAGTGTTCATCACCCTCGGCGTGTTGATGCTGCTGTTCGTCACCTACCAGCTGTGGTGGACCAACGTGATGGCCGACGAGGAGGCCGGCGGCGCCGCCAACAACCTTCAGCACCAGTGGGAGCAGGGCGGCGGCGAGAAGAAGAACCTCGCGGACGGCGAGCGCTTCGGCATCATGTACATCCCCAAGCTCGACGTGAAGGCCCCGATCGCCCAGGGCATCGACAAGCACTCCGTTCTCGACCACGGCATGATCGGCCACTACGACGCCGCCAGCGGCATCAAGACCGCGATGCCCTGGGACAAGGCCGGCAACTTCGCCGTCGCCGCCCACCGCAACACCCATGGCGAGCCGTTCCGTTACATCAACCGCCTCACCAAGGGCGACAAGATCGTCGTCGAGACGCAGAGCGCCTACTACACCTACGAGATGGAGAGCGTCCTCCCACAGACCTCTCCCAGCAACACCAGCGTGATCGGCCCGGTCCCGCCCGGCTCGGGATTCACCGGCCCGGGACGGTACATCACCCTGACCACGTGCACCCCGGAGTTCACCAGTACCTATCGGTTGATCGTCTGGGGCAAGATGGTGGACGAGCGGCCACGGAGCAAGGGCAAACCGGAAGCGCTCGCCGGCTGAGCGGACAACTGAAGGGGAGCTAACCGGTGACTGCCAGCGGAATCGACGAGGACCGCGACCGGTCCGCGATGTCACCGGAGCCACGCCGGGGGTGGCGCACCTTCGCCTCCGTCGTCAGCGTCATTGGTGAACTCCTCATCACGACCGGGCTGATCCTGGGCCTGTTCGTCGTCTACTCGCTGTGGTGGACCAACGTCCTCGCCGACCGCGAATCCCACAAGCAGAGCGACCAGGTCCGCAAGCACTGGGCCGCCGCGCCACCGGGCCCCAAGGGGCCGGGAGCGCTGGACACCAAGGACGGCATCGGCTTCCTGCACGTACCGGCGATGGACAACGGCGAGGTGCTGGTCAAGAAGGGCACCGACAACGACATCCTCAACGAAGGAGTCGCCGGCTACTACACCAAGCCCGTCACGTCCGCCCTGCCGCAGGACAAGCAGGGCAACTTCACCCTCGCCGCGCACCGCGACGGCCACGGCGCGAAGTTCCACAACATCGACAAGCTCAAGGTCGGCGACCCGATCGTCTTCGAGACCAAGGACACCTGGTACGTCTACAAGGTCTACGCGACGCTCCCGCAGACCTCCAAGTACAACGTGAACGTCCTCGACAAGATCCCGGCCGAATCCGGCAAGCACAAGGCCGGCCGCTACATCACCCTCACCACCTGCACCCCGGTCTACACCTCGGACTACCGCTACATCGTCTGGGGCGAACTGGAACGCACCGAAAAGGTCGACGCGGACCGCACACCCCCCGAGG is a genomic window containing:
- a CDS encoding class E sortase — translated: MTALRPEHGGRPYEPYEEQPYAPSDPYGQSDAFETAVGRLDDPLNDPLPGRSPAPHPAPYGQQAPTAPAGGGTAAEGSPWFRPRQDPAASGRPEPPPTPTPPRRPARHRKPGPEDATPGPLPSRTYGSEADAYGQVNGGLGHGRYAPPAEPIPDPRGVAEALTAPLPTIPPLLPSRSGRPVRPAPAGVPSQSDDATMALRQAEQSGDDTVSRETSATVSRETDADTAVSRETTTAALATGGRAARRKAAQAAAKRGGRHGRRSARTASASAATTDAEAPKVPMTRVEARRAQRAAKDSPGLIASRALGEVFITLGVLMLLFVTYQLWWTNVMADEEAGGAANNLQHQWEQGGGEKKNLADGERFGIMYIPKLDVKAPIAQGIDKHSVLDHGMIGHYDAASGIKTAMPWDKAGNFAVAAHRNTHGEPFRYINRLTKGDKIVVETQSAYYTYEMESVLPQTSPSNTSVIGPVPPGSGFTGPGRYITLTTCTPEFTSTYRLIVWGKMVDERPRSKGKPEALAG
- a CDS encoding class E sortase, coding for MTASGIDEDRDRSAMSPEPRRGWRTFASVVSVIGELLITTGLILGLFVVYSLWWTNVLADRESHKQSDQVRKHWAAAPPGPKGPGALDTKDGIGFLHVPAMDNGEVLVKKGTDNDILNEGVAGYYTKPVTSALPQDKQGNFTLAAHRDGHGAKFHNIDKLKVGDPIVFETKDTWYVYKVYATLPQTSKYNVNVLDKIPAESGKHKAGRYITLTTCTPVYTSDYRYIVWGELERTEKVDADRTPPEELR